A DNA window from Actinomadura coerulea contains the following coding sequences:
- a CDS encoding trypsin-like serine protease — MRNSRLRTAVTTTAVAAGSAGLLAGSLYVVHAEGRSGGREARLAGDARTGRRTAPPPAGEAAAKAARIAGRLGDRTTGAYVDSAGRPVVTVTNAADAAAVRAAGAVPKTTRRSPAALRRVTGALRASVSDIPGTGWAVDPATSSVTVWTDATVTGTRMAAVQRTVRRMGAAVRMVRVPGSLHTLALGGDAIFGQGARCSLGFNVRRGGEDFFLTAGHCGNEVRNWAADQQGAEALGTTVDSDFPGNDFALVQTEQGGAGQSAVNLYDGRAQQITRAGEAVVGQRVFRSGSTTGVHSGSVTATGATVNFAEGTVTGMIQTTVCAEPGDSGGPLFAGGTALGLTSGGSGDCRTGGVTFFQPVSEALQVLGAQIG, encoded by the coding sequence GTGAGGAACAGTCGGCTGCGCACCGCGGTCACGACGACCGCGGTGGCGGCCGGGTCCGCCGGGCTCCTGGCCGGCTCGCTGTACGTCGTGCACGCCGAGGGACGGTCCGGCGGCCGGGAGGCCAGGCTCGCGGGCGACGCGCGGACCGGCCGGAGGACCGCGCCGCCGCCCGCGGGCGAGGCCGCCGCGAAGGCCGCCCGGATCGCGGGGCGGCTCGGCGATCGCACGACCGGCGCCTACGTCGACTCCGCGGGGCGCCCCGTCGTCACGGTCACCAACGCCGCGGACGCCGCCGCGGTGCGCGCCGCCGGGGCCGTCCCGAAGACGACGCGGCGCAGCCCGGCGGCGCTCAGGCGGGTGACCGGCGCGCTGCGCGCCTCGGTGTCGGACATACCCGGCACCGGATGGGCGGTGGACCCCGCGACGTCCAGCGTCACGGTGTGGACGGACGCCACGGTCACCGGCACGCGGATGGCCGCCGTCCAGCGCACCGTCCGCCGGATGGGGGCCGCCGTCCGGATGGTCCGCGTCCCGGGCAGCCTGCACACGCTCGCCCTCGGCGGCGACGCGATCTTCGGCCAGGGCGCGCGCTGCTCGCTCGGCTTCAACGTCAGGCGCGGCGGGGAGGACTTCTTCCTCACCGCGGGGCACTGCGGCAACGAGGTGCGGAACTGGGCCGCCGACCAGCAGGGCGCCGAGGCCCTCGGGACGACGGTGGACAGCGACTTCCCCGGCAACGACTTCGCGCTGGTCCAGACCGAGCAGGGCGGGGCGGGCCAGAGCGCGGTCAACCTCTACGACGGCCGGGCGCAGCAGATCACCCGGGCGGGCGAGGCCGTGGTCGGCCAGCGCGTGTTCCGCAGCGGCAGCACGACCGGCGTCCACTCCGGCAGCGTCACCGCCACGGGAGCCACCGTGAACTTCGCGGAGGGGACGGTCACCGGCATGATCCAGACGACGGTGTGCGCGGAGCCGGGCGACAGCGGCGGCCCCCTGTTCGCGGGCGGCACCGCCCTCGGCCTCACCTCCGGCGGCTCGGGCGACTGCCGGACCGGCGGCGTCACCTTCTTCCAGCCCGTCTCCGAGGCCCTCCAGGTCCTCGGAGCCCAGATCGGTTGA